A segment of the Neoarius graeffei isolate fNeoGra1 chromosome 5, fNeoGra1.pri, whole genome shotgun sequence genome:
ccatggccggcgagggcctttctgtgtggagtttgcatgttctccccgtgtccgcgtgggtttcctccgggtgctccggtttcccccacagtccaaagacatgcaggttaggttaactggtgactctaaattgaccgtaggtgtgaatgtgagtgtgaatggttgtctgtgtctatgtgcagccctgtgatgacctggcgacttgtccagggtgtaccccgcctttcgcccgtagtcagctgggataggctccagcttgcctgcgaccctgtagaacaggataaagcggctacagataatgagatgagatgaatatttaagtttataaaaatcagaaaaattttcagttcatatttttttcaaaaatattgtggaaaaatcgaatcgtgaacccaatatcatgaattgAGTCAAATCGTGAATGGGATAAATCATTACGTTTATCTGACAGTCTTACCTGGCCTATGCATGGCTGCTGGAGCATGCTATGGTCATGGTTAGACTGTGCACAGTGCGCATGACTTCCTCCACGGAGCTCTCCAGACTGCCCACGCTTCTCCTGACCCACAGAATCCAAGCAGGTTAGCAGCTCCTCCAGATACTCACCCACATGTGAGTGCCCTGTAGGAATGCAGGAAGGGGCAAGTTCTTGGTTGCAGTTCACAGCCACAGTGCTTACTTGGTTCATATAGGAAAGTCCCTGAGGCAAATGGTTAGTTTCCAGGTAAAAGCTTCCAGGCTGCTGCAATCCAGACTGCAAGTCAGCTGGCAGCCGCTGGTCAACGGAGCTGCTCTCTGTAACAGAAACACTGTCACTGCCATTCACCTCAGTGTGCTTCAGTCCAGGATATACTTTCTTCTCTGGGCAAAAGGAGCATGAAAACTCCGGTTGGTGTCCATGCTTGTGGCTCGCTGGATGAGGTGACTGCTGTTGAAGAGTCAAGTGGAGTCCAGGTGGTGTTGAACTTGGCTGTTTGCATAGAGGAGACTGAGCTTGAAGAGACCCCTGATGATTTTGCTGCCTATCTtgcatagaaatggattgctgagGTTGTGAATAGCTTTGCTTTGGTAGAAACTGTTGCATCTTTGGCGTTTTAGGCTCAACAAGAAACGACGAGTGCTGTTGCTGGGACTGTGACGTTAGAAGACTATGTAAACGCAGCTGCTGACCCTGTGACCATGGAATGATTGATGGCTGTGATGGAGGCTGTGGTTGAGGTGCAATACTAGGGAGACACCTCTCCCCCAGACTGCTGTTGGGAAGTGCAAAGTCCACCTTCTTCTGAAGAGACTCTTGCACATAGGTGAGAACGTCATCAGTAAAGTCTTCAAAGCCATATCGACCATCTAGCTCTATGTTAAGGAACAGCTCTTCTTGTTGTAGAAGCTCAAAGTCTTCTGGAGTGATCCCCAGACTGGCCATGAAGCTCATGAGCTCACTGTTGCTCTCTTCCCCTCTAGAGCTGATGGCAGGATCAGGTTTAAAGAGAGAAGTCTCAGGGAGAGAAAGAATGTTCTTCTGCCAGTAACTGGAGAAGATCCCACCAAGCTCCTCCTCCTGTTCCTCAGTGTCCTGCGCTCTCACTGAAGGGCACGCATAGATAGACTCATCTTGTTTCAGTATGGAGCCCAAGAGAGAGTTAGGATCTAGTCCACTAGGGAGTTTCAGTTGGTTACTGTCTCCTGAAgcaacagatgcaacacattcTGTACTGGAAGGAGTGCCACCAAGGGACTTGGTCAAGTTTGCATCATACAACACAGCCTCTCCTGTGGTGAAGCTGAAGGGGAGCATGAGGCTACGCTTCTTCAGGATCTCTTCTCCTTCTTCATCCCTGCAAGAGGACAAtatgtgactgtgtgtgtatcgAAGTGCATTTGAATATATCGTCTTATGGACATAAAATATCTAATAAATAAGACGAATGGGACCTACGTGAGTACTCTTTGAGAGGCGATGATAAAGTCAGGTTGGCCATTTTTGTAGATGAGTCTGGCATTAGACTGCACCCAAACCCAGCCACTCTGTTTGGTAAGCAGCCTAAATACAGTCAACCCACTCTCACCTGTCCTTATCActgcagaagagaagagaaggaagATTGTATACATTAATAACCTGGTATTACTTGTTTTGATTTACATATATCAGGACAACTAAACCAGTCACACAAATGTTGACATAAGATACAAAAGAATGCTACTCTATATGCTACTCTTAAGTAATACAATTAAAAACGCAGTACAGGACAAAGTTACCTTCGTGCCCTTAATAGATATCGTATAAGGTGCATTACTGAATGTCTGCAACAGCAGCCCAGGAACTTACTGCGTACGTGGCCCTCAGCACAGTGTAGCATGTCTGCTGCATGAATAAATTGGTAGCCCGAGCCATGGTCGCACAGCTCTGCCTCTGTGTAACCCAGCACAATTTTCGCTCTGTGTAGcgacaaacagaaacaaataagtGGCCAAACAGGCGTTACTTAAAACCTACAATTCCAAGAGCAAAAGAGTCATTATCTGGAGGAGTCAGGGTGTTGTAGATAGTATGACTGCTGTACTGCGGTAGATAAAAGAATCTGCTAGCAGCCAGCACAAAAAGCACCTGATAGAACTGAGGAGATAAATGACATTATCATGTGGTGGCtcacatttttctctttaaatagaAACGTTTAAAGGTCAGTGAATACTGgattaaatgtgacaaataataattCTGACGTTGGTATTAACTCAAGGGAAAATCTAACTGCAAAGTCTCCTTttgcacattaaaaaaaattaaaacacaaaagagcaaatacatatacatacagtggggcaaaaaagtatttagtcagtcaccaattgtgcaagttctcccacttacaaagatgagagaggcctgtaattttcatcataggtacacttcaactatgagagacaaaatgagaaaaaaaaaatccagaaaatcacattgtctgatttttaaagaatttatttgcaaattatggtggaaaataagtatttggtcaataacaaaagttcatctcaatactttgttatataccctttgttggcaatgacagaggtcaaacgttttctgtaagtcttcacaaggttttcacacactgttgctggtattttggcccattcctccatgcagatctcctctagagcagtgatgttttggggctgtcgctgggcaacacggactttcaactccctccaaagattttctatggggttgagatctggagactggctaggccactccaggaccttgaaatgcttcttacgaagccactccttcgttgcccgggcggtgtgtttgggatcactgtcatgctgaaagacccagccatgtttcatcttcaatgcccttgctgatggaaggaggttttcactcaaaatctcacgatacatggccccattcattctttcctttacacggatcagtcgtcctggtccctttgcagaaaaacagccccaaagcatgatgtttccacccccatgcttcacagtaggtatggtgttctttggatgcaactcagcattctttctcctccaaacacgacaagttgagtttttaccaaaaagttctattttggtttcatctgaccatatgacattctcccaatcctcttctggatcacccaaatgctctctagcaaacttcagacgggcctggacatgtactggcttaagcagggggacacgtctggcactgcaggatttgagtccctggcggcgtagtgtgttactgatggtagcctttgttactttggtcccagctctctgcaggtcattcactaggtccccccgtgtggttctgggatttctgctcaccgttcttgtgatcattttgaccccacggggtgagatcttgcgtggagccccagatcgagggagattatcagtggtcttgtatgtcttccattttctaataattgctcccacagctgatttcttcacaccaagctgcttacctattgcagattcagtcttcccagcctggtgcaggtctacaattttgtttctggtgtcctttgacagctctttggtcttggccatagtggagtttggagtgtgactgtttgaggttgtggacaggtgtcttttatactgataacgagttcaaacaggtgccattaatacaggtaacgagtggaggacagaggagcctcttaaagaagttgttacaggtctgtgagagccaggaatcttgcttgtttgtaggtgaccaaatacttattttacagaggaatttaccaattaattcattaaaaatcctacaatgtgatttcctggattctttccccccattctgtctctcatagttgaagtgtacctatgatgaaaattacaggcctctctcatctttttaagtgggagaacttgcacaattgatggctgactaaacacttttttgccccactctgtgtgtgtgtgtgtgtgtgtatacacacacacacatacatacatacatacatacatacatacatacacacatgcatgcacacaaaaaaaataaacagtcatAAGTGCTAAATGAAGTGTGTCACTCACTTGGCATCACATCCAGTTGGGGTAAAGTCCAGTTTGTGTTTGGTCCTGAAAATGAAGTTTTTGGCACGGATCTCCAGAATGGAGGGTGACTGGATTGGGCAGGCCAGGGCAAATAAGGCCAGCTGAGGTGGAATGGGTTTGCCTTCATGAGTCTTTTCATTCTGCCCATGCAGGAACTTTAAACGGCCCTGAAAGTTCACGGCCTGAAGATATCAAGGCcaacagacagtgtgtcagccatgTTAGCCACCAAAAGAGCATATAGTAGTGattagaggggaaaaaaacaacactgCTGCTCACTTAAAACCAGTAACTATGCATTACCATAAACTATCATTGAAAACTGATGGGCTTTCCAAACTAAAAATCTTTTACGTGGCAATATACTTGAAATAAATCTCAAGAGCTCAAAATTCACATTTATGTCGATAAATATTTTTGAGTGTTGCAGAAGCTTCGGTTGCGATTTAAAAAGCTGTAATCTATAGCCCTTAAAGTGAAACTCTAATATGAcagttatactgaaaagttttaCATTTGCAACAGGCAGTCATAGTGATTAGTTTCCTCTGTTGCACGTCATTAAAAGTATGGTTTGGTAACTGTGGTTTGGAGAATTTATGACTAAATGACTCAGCTTCAACTTTTGCCCACATACAACTGGTAGCAGAAAAGGATAATTAATAGGCTAAAACCTAAGAACCAGAAAAGCTTCCAAAGAAAATACAAGTTCATAATTAGTTAAGTACTCTCTGACCGCTCATCGAACACAAAATAGGTACAGTATTAGAGGATCTACAAGCTAAATTCCACTTTACTTTAATTA
Coding sequences within it:
- the ahr1a gene encoding aryl hydrocarbon receptor 1a isoform X2 codes for the protein METTSTKSLYASRKRRKPALKSVKETSAGAAKLNPSKRHRDRLNVELDRLASLLPFPQDVISKLDKLTVLKLSVGCLRAKSHFNILKTSSSNQRANSDTQKHVQELPEGELLLQVINGFVLVVTSTGTVFYVSSTVQDYLGFHQSDIVHQSVYELIHTEDRAEFHRQLHWALNPSNPPDTGQLVQTTQTVQIPCTHYNPEQLPPENSAFLERNFTCRLRCLLNNSSGFLAVNFQGRLKFLHGQNEKTHEGKPIPPQLALFALACPIQSPSILEIRAKNFIFRTKHKLDFTPTGCDAKAKIVLGYTEAELCDHGSGYQFIHAADMLHCAEGHVRMIRTGESGLTVFRLLTKQSGWVWVQSNARLIYKNGQPDFIIASQRVLTDEEGEEILKKRSLMLPFSFTTGEAVLYDANLTKSLGGTPSSTECVASVASGDSNQLKLPSGLDPNSLLGSILKQDESIYACPSVRAQDTEEQEEELGGIFSSYWQKNILSLPETSLFKPDPAISSRGEESNSELMSFMASLGITPEDFELLQQEELFLNIELDGRYGFEDFTDDVLTYVQESLQKKVDFALPNSSLGERCLPSIAPQPQPPSQPSIIPWSQGQQLRLHSLLTSQSQQQHSSFLVEPKTPKMQQFLPKQSYSQPQQSISMQDRQQNHQGSLQAQSPLCKQPSSTPPGLHLTLQQQSPHPASHKHGHQPEFSCSFCPEKKVYPGLKHTEVNGSDSVSVTESSSVDQRLPADLQSGLQQPGSFYLETNHLPQGLSYMNQVSTVAVNCNQELAPSCIPTGHSHVGEYLEELLTCLDSVGQEKRGQSGELRGGSHAHCAQSNHDHSMLQQPCIGQNGALGNLQGSFEEEGIDDLAAQPPQLHFNDSRPHPDLSTGSM
- the ahr1a gene encoding aryl hydrocarbon receptor 1a isoform X1 codes for the protein METTSTKSLYASRKRRKPALKSVKETSAGAAKLNPSKRHRDRLNVELDRLASLLPFPQDVISKLDKLTVLKLSVGCLRAKSHFNTVLKTSSSNQRANSDTQKHVQELPEGELLLQVINGFVLVVTSTGTVFYVSSTVQDYLGFHQSDIVHQSVYELIHTEDRAEFHRQLHWALNPSNPPDTGQLVQTTQTVQIPCTHYNPEQLPPENSAFLERNFTCRLRCLLNNSSGFLAVNFQGRLKFLHGQNEKTHEGKPIPPQLALFALACPIQSPSILEIRAKNFIFRTKHKLDFTPTGCDAKAKIVLGYTEAELCDHGSGYQFIHAADMLHCAEGHVRMIRTGESGLTVFRLLTKQSGWVWVQSNARLIYKNGQPDFIIASQRVLTDEEGEEILKKRSLMLPFSFTTGEAVLYDANLTKSLGGTPSSTECVASVASGDSNQLKLPSGLDPNSLLGSILKQDESIYACPSVRAQDTEEQEEELGGIFSSYWQKNILSLPETSLFKPDPAISSRGEESNSELMSFMASLGITPEDFELLQQEELFLNIELDGRYGFEDFTDDVLTYVQESLQKKVDFALPNSSLGERCLPSIAPQPQPPSQPSIIPWSQGQQLRLHSLLTSQSQQQHSSFLVEPKTPKMQQFLPKQSYSQPQQSISMQDRQQNHQGSLQAQSPLCKQPSSTPPGLHLTLQQQSPHPASHKHGHQPEFSCSFCPEKKVYPGLKHTEVNGSDSVSVTESSSVDQRLPADLQSGLQQPGSFYLETNHLPQGLSYMNQVSTVAVNCNQELAPSCIPTGHSHVGEYLEELLTCLDSVGQEKRGQSGELRGGSHAHCAQSNHDHSMLQQPCIGQNGALGNLQGSFEEEGIDDLAAQPPQLHFNDSRPHPDLSTGSM